Proteins encoded together in one Methanococcus voltae window:
- the selB gene encoding selenocysteine-specific translation elongation factor — translation MADLSKELNELSEKELKDLKNINLGIFGHIDHGKTTLSSVLTEIASTSSLDKLPESQKRGITIDMGFSSFNLVKEETNQNYMVTLVDAPGHADLIKTVVSAADIIDIALIVVDAKEGPKTQTGEHLLILDNFKIPTIVVITKIDNANNDEIAQTKLFMNSILNSTQNLKNSEILEISAKSNIGIDNLKNSIMENLLKLEKENKLDRNTDNYFKMPLDHAFPIKGAGTVVTGTINKGIVKVSDELQILPINMETKVRSIQRFKKSVGEAEAGDRVGMALQNVEAKQIYRGCILTSKDTKLQMVDKIVAKVKISDIFRYNLTPKMTVHLNVGMLTVPAKVITYRKVLDPQNNKTENLIVNQVSAGQECYCSFELDDKVLAEVGDRILITRLDLPPTTLRICGHGTVESFESLKELNIKKEVLRDGTIRIEKGRVSIENLAPSKSNAENLIGEKVYVIDKSKNIEEVKKLLSENDVIESQRPEYIKAIGKIKGTFGTKGVLVADFDADIGNRDVVLLKRLRRWG, via the coding sequence ATGGCAGATTTATCAAAAGAATTAAACGAATTAAGCGAAAAAGAATTAAAAGACTTAAAAAACATTAATTTAGGAATTTTTGGACACATCGACCACGGGAAAACTACATTGTCCAGCGTATTAACCGAGATAGCTTCTACTTCATCACTCGACAAGTTACCAGAATCCCAAAAGCGAGGAATAACTATAGATATGGGATTCTCATCTTTTAACCTAGTGAAAGAAGAAACAAACCAAAATTACATGGTTACGCTTGTTGACGCTCCCGGACACGCTGATTTAATTAAAACCGTTGTTAGTGCTGCGGATATAATTGATATTGCGCTAATAGTTGTGGATGCAAAGGAAGGGCCAAAAACACAGACTGGAGAGCATTTACTCATATTAGATAACTTTAAGATACCTACAATCGTGGTTATTACGAAAATAGATAATGCAAATAATGACGAAATTGCACAAACAAAGTTATTTATGAATTCCATACTTAATTCAACCCAGAATTTAAAAAATAGCGAAATTTTGGAAATTTCTGCAAAAAGCAATATCGGAATCGATAATTTAAAAAATTCAATAATGGAAAATTTATTAAAACTTGAAAAAGAAAATAAACTTGACAGGAACACTGATAATTACTTTAAAATGCCGTTAGACCACGCATTTCCAATTAAAGGGGCGGGAACTGTTGTAACAGGGACTATAAACAAAGGTATTGTTAAAGTTAGCGATGAATTGCAGATATTACCCATAAATATGGAAACAAAAGTAAGAAGTATTCAACGGTTTAAAAAGAGCGTAGGGGAAGCAGAAGCCGGAGATCGTGTTGGTATGGCACTACAAAACGTAGAAGCTAAACAAATATACCGTGGCTGTATATTAACTTCAAAAGATACTAAATTACAAATGGTTGACAAAATAGTAGCTAAAGTAAAGATTTCTGATATATTCCGATACAATTTAACCCCTAAAATGACTGTACACCTTAATGTAGGAATGTTGACGGTTCCTGCGAAGGTAATTACCTATAGAAAGGTTTTAGACCCTCAAAACAACAAAACCGAAAACTTAATTGTAAATCAAGTTAGTGCAGGACAAGAGTGCTACTGCTCATTTGAACTTGATGATAAGGTACTCGCAGAAGTTGGGGACAGAATATTAATAACAAGGTTAGATTTACCGCCTACTACGCTTAGAATTTGTGGTCACGGAACCGTAGAAAGTTTTGAATCTTTAAAAGAGTTGAATATTAAAAAAGAAGTTTTAAGGGACGGAACCATTAGAATAGAGAAAGGAAGAGTTAGCATAGAAAATTTAGCACCTTCAAAATCCAATGCCGAAAACTTAATCGGTGAAAAAGTCTACGTTATTGATAAATCGAAGAATATTGAAGAAGTTAAAAAATTATTGTCTGAAAATGATGTTATTGAATCCCAACGTCCTGAATATATTAAAGCCATCGGAAAGATTAAAGGTACTTTCGGTACTAAAGGGGTGCTTGTAGCTGATTTTGATGCAGATATTGGCAATAGGGACGTTGTACTTTTGAAAAGGCTCAGAAGGTGGGGCTAA
- the mvk gene encoding mevalonate kinase, giving the protein MKDNGCNCNINCNINCNFNGNDISEQSPSKIILFGEHAVVDGYPAISMAIDLKTHGTIKKLQSDKIKVNLEDLDEEIEISIGTEEEIKNFLNLDINKIDKNVKYVVCAIKNTLNYLIYLKNKNKNAPVEDIKNLIVPFELSLHSETPVSCGLGSSASAVLTTIKLVSKLLGSKLLGNEFNSLSNLKMAEIAYSVEKEIQGRASITDTYTVSMGGILEITNNGYNPNNLNNEFVEFIKTCNFLIVYVEERSRKTAELVQEVGSNPKKDEIFSKIGQIILKLKTCDDKIEFGNLMVQNHMFLKELNISTEKIDQVVELGSKYGLGAKLTGAGGGGCAIILLDENSSHKNELIDNLKKISVKGIFECKMYLE; this is encoded by the coding sequence ATGAAAGATAATGGATGTAATTGTAATATTAATTGTAATATTAATTGTAATTTTAATGGTAACGATATCTCCGAACAAAGCCCTTCAAAAATAATTTTATTTGGAGAACATGCTGTTGTAGATGGATATCCCGCTATTTCAATGGCAATAGATCTAAAAACACACGGCACTATTAAAAAATTGCAATCTGATAAAATTAAAGTAAATTTGGAAGATTTAGACGAAGAAATTGAAATTAGTATTGGAACAGAAGAAGAAATAAAAAATTTTTTAAATTTGGATATTAATAAAATTGATAAAAACGTTAAATACGTAGTTTGTGCAATCAAAAATACTTTAAACTACCTAATCTACTTAAAAAATAAAAATAAAAATGCCCCTGTTGAAGATATTAAGAACTTGATTGTTCCTTTTGAATTATCCTTGCATTCTGAAACGCCTGTTAGTTGTGGACTAGGCTCTTCAGCCTCTGCAGTATTAACCACTATCAAATTAGTATCTAAATTATTGGGTAGTAAGTTATTAGGTAACGAGTTTAATTCGTTATCTAATCTCAAAATGGCAGAAATCGCATATAGTGTTGAAAAAGAAATACAGGGTAGGGCAAGTATAACTGATACTTATACGGTTTCAATGGGTGGTATTTTAGAAATAACTAACAATGGGTATAACCCTAATAATTTAAACAATGAATTTGTTGAATTTATAAAAACTTGCAATTTCTTAATAGTTTACGTTGAAGAAAGAAGCAGAAAAACCGCCGAATTAGTCCAAGAGGTTGGGAGTAATCCTAAAAAAGATGAAATATTTTCTAAAATTGGACAAATAATCTTAAAATTAAAAACTTGTGACGATAAAATAGAATTTGGTAATTTAATGGTTCAAAACCATATGTTCCTAAAAGAATTGAATATATCTACTGAGAAAATTGACCAAGTCGTAGAATTAGGTTCTAAATATGGATTAGGTGCTAAATTAACTGGTGCAGGTGGCGGTGGTTGTGCAATAATTCTCTTAGATGAAAATAGCTCTCATAAGAATGAATTAATTGATAATCTTAAAAAAATATCTGTTAAAGGAATTTTTGAATGTAAAATGTACTTAGAATAA
- a CDS encoding metal-dependent transcriptional regulator gives MISPNIEDYLESIHMFTQKEQRPVKTTELANLLGVKPAAVTGMAKKLSSEGYIIYEPYVGIKLDEKGELIARKILRKHRIIEHFLTDCLDLDLEKACKEACKLEHSMSDETIEKLYEFIKKPKTCPHGEEIEKTFPEGNK, from the coding sequence ATGATTTCTCCAAACATTGAAGATTATCTTGAAAGTATTCATATGTTTACACAAAAAGAACAAAGACCTGTAAAAACAACCGAATTAGCAAATTTATTGGGCGTTAAACCCGCTGCAGTTACCGGAATGGCTAAAAAATTAAGTAGTGAAGGCTATATTATATACGAACCTTACGTAGGAATAAAATTAGATGAAAAAGGCGAATTAATCGCAAGAAAAATATTAAGAAAACATAGGATTATTGAACACTTTTTAACTGATTGTTTGGACTTGGATTTAGAAAAAGCGTGTAAGGAAGCTTGCAAATTAGAACACTCGATGAGTGACGAAACAATTGAAAAACTTTACGAATTTATAAAAAAACCTAAAACTTGTCCTCACGGCGAGGAAATCGAAAAAACATTCCCTGAGGGTAATAAGTAA
- a CDS encoding FeoA family protein, whose amino-acid sequence MESILSKNPGSYTVLEVNGGACRKFYELGIIPGCKLTVLNKSQGPLLVRVGNSKIAIGRGMADKIMVK is encoded by the coding sequence ATGGAAAGTATTTTATCAAAAAACCCAGGTTCATACACGGTATTAGAAGTAAACGGTGGAGCTTGTAGGAAATTTTACGAACTCGGAATTATTCCAGGATGTAAATTGACTGTATTAAACAAAAGTCAGGGTCCTTTATTAGTCAGAGTGGGAAACAGTAAAATAGCTATCGGTCGAGGAATGGCTGATAAAATTATGGTAAAATAA
- a CDS encoding sugar phosphate isomerase/epimerase family protein, translated as MSELIKSKNSKPCIGVTSLFFWEYPIEEIIDAVRELGLSCFEFVVENPEFWKNRYDEDYLRNLKKEMVKIDYLSIHSPYLELNPASTNENLRNITLEETFWALHVAKFYGAKHMVFHAGQRSAKRLPRINEEYAYLTNYIRLCSKFNEYIEYSDLESVQQVDELIKKEIILSIENSPKGLNKLCKTPEEINYYLGKYEKLRFTLDFVHANADVQEFLRKVDTSKISNIHISGLDSKKSEHYSLVHSEEPYKSLFEKSLYDLVYKYNYKSSIILELNDLLFNKGNEMTKEHKIDIMSGEINHIYEILEL; from the coding sequence ATGTCTGAATTAATAAAATCAAAAAATTCAAAACCTTGTATTGGGGTTACATCGTTATTTTTTTGGGAATATCCTATCGAAGAGATAATCGATGCAGTTAGGGAATTGGGATTATCATGTTTTGAATTTGTGGTAGAAAATCCAGAATTTTGGAAAAATAGGTATGATGAAGACTATTTGAGAAATTTAAAAAAAGAAATGGTTAAAATAGATTATTTAAGTATACATTCACCTTATTTGGAGTTAAACCCTGCATCTACGAATGAAAATCTTCGAAATATTACCTTGGAAGAAACCTTTTGGGCTTTACACGTTGCAAAATTTTATGGTGCAAAACATATGGTTTTTCATGCAGGTCAACGAAGTGCTAAACGACTACCTCGTATTAATGAAGAATACGCATACTTAACTAATTATATAAGGCTTTGCTCTAAATTTAATGAGTACATTGAATATAGCGACTTAGAATCTGTTCAGCAAGTTGACGAATTGATAAAAAAGGAAATAATACTATCTATTGAAAATTCCCCGAAAGGATTAAATAAACTCTGCAAAACGCCTGAAGAAATAAATTACTATTTAGGTAAATACGAAAAATTAAGATTTACACTTGATTTCGTACATGCTAATGCCGACGTGCAAGAATTTTTAAGAAAAGTTGATACTTCAAAAATTTCCAATATTCATATTTCAGGTTTAGATTCTAAAAAATCAGAGCATTATTCATTAGTACATTCAGAAGAACCTTACAAATCGCTATTTGAAAAATCATTGTATGATTTAGTCTATAAATATAATTACAAAAGTTCAATTATCTTAGAATTAAATGACCTATTATTTAATAAAGGTAATGAAATGACAAAAGAGCATAAAATAGATATAATGTCAGGGGAAATCAATCACATCTATGAAATTTTAGAATTGTAA
- a CDS encoding DUF128 domain-containing protein: MTKNLNIAILNLLSKYNKPIGAKIIAEDLKLRGYEIGERAVRYHLQSMDDEELTKRVGYSGRIITEKGTEELQKANVAHRIGSVSANIYDKIIKNNYPETIIINTGIFDLEDNLNDNIKDINLRNNSVDKLKDLILSSFMKGFSTGNYLKMEELANEITDKVTGKITSNVSKLKVETLCNVNFDNYLIKNGIMPMPKHGGVVKYEDGEPVNFKGVIEFKKSSVDPLIAFIMQKKTDVLGVMENGEGYIPANFRVIPKSKLNDFKQLLKKDDLKSVICYGENNILGINLNDEEIGVALIGGLTPLCPPVELGYTLEIDPSTTIIDNPKIQVPKENIIEPIEVTDDFLNKYKFKNYGKSNTKGYDICNIEDLKRLNVLKDYNVKPVLSKMISMMHEVKFDIKNESGQIIVNMAKIDLNHIENEEDVLKLLKEVYKKDLSISNKLKIEKDVKNGFLNIYTICSLTFDGILLNNQIPVLPYYGGLLERPEMRFIEAISYEGTSLDPHEVFFDKSDGKNTILAGIRKVPMFSKSKIEEIYEDLGWNSILEYGKPNNDLCGIRVESEMLGYVTLGGTNPFAYLNVNKIPVKIETHYRIMDYSELDDYDLIL; this comes from the coding sequence ATGACTAAAAACCTAAATATTGCTATTTTGAATTTACTCTCAAAATATAATAAACCAATAGGGGCTAAGATAATAGCCGAAGATTTAAAATTACGCGGATACGAGATAGGAGAGCGTGCGGTTAGATACCATTTACAATCTATGGATGACGAAGAACTAACAAAGCGAGTGGGTTATTCTGGCAGGATTATAACCGAAAAGGGAACTGAAGAATTACAAAAAGCCAATGTAGCCCACCGTATAGGTTCTGTTTCCGCTAATATATATGATAAAATTATAAAAAATAACTATCCAGAAACAATAATCATAAACACAGGAATATTTGATTTAGAGGATAATTTAAACGATAATATAAAGGATATAAATTTAAGAAATAATTCCGTTGATAAATTAAAAGATTTAATTTTATCTAGTTTTATGAAAGGTTTTAGCACTGGAAATTATTTAAAAATGGAAGAATTGGCAAATGAAATAACCGATAAAGTAACTGGTAAAATAACAAGTAATGTTTCAAAATTAAAGGTTGAAACACTATGTAATGTGAATTTTGACAATTATTTAATTAAAAATGGAATAATGCCTATGCCAAAACACGGGGGAGTTGTTAAATACGAAGATGGCGAGCCTGTTAACTTTAAAGGTGTTATTGAATTTAAAAAATCATCCGTAGACCCATTAATAGCGTTCATAATGCAAAAAAAGACAGATGTCTTGGGCGTAATGGAAAATGGCGAAGGTTACATACCTGCCAACTTTAGAGTTATTCCAAAATCAAAATTGAATGACTTTAAACAGCTTTTGAAAAAAGATGATTTAAAATCAGTAATATGTTATGGGGAAAACAACATACTAGGGATAAATTTAAATGATGAAGAAATAGGTGTAGCCTTAATAGGAGGTCTTACTCCGCTTTGCCCACCCGTAGAGCTAGGTTATACCTTAGAAATTGACCCAAGTACCACCATAATAGATAATCCCAAAATTCAAGTGCCTAAAGAAAACATCATTGAACCAATAGAAGTGACCGACGACTTTTTAAACAAGTACAAGTTTAAAAACTACGGTAAATCTAATACAAAGGGTTATGATATATGTAATATCGAAGATTTAAAACGTCTGAACGTTTTAAAAGATTATAATGTCAAACCAGTTTTATCAAAAATGATTTCAATGATGCACGAAGTAAAATTTGACATCAAGAATGAATCAGGTCAAATTATCGTAAATATGGCAAAAATAGATTTAAATCATATCGAAAATGAAGAAGATGTTTTAAAATTATTGAAAGAAGTATATAAAAAAGATTTATCAATTTCCAATAAATTAAAGATTGAAAAAGATGTTAAAAATGGTTTCTTAAATATTTATACAATCTGTTCATTAACTTTCGACGGCATACTCCTCAATAATCAAATCCCTGTACTTCCATACTATGGGGGCTTATTAGAGCGCCCCGAAATGAGATTTATAGAAGCTATTTCCTATGAAGGTACTTCATTAGACCCTCACGAAGTATTTTTTGATAAATCAGACGGTAAAAACACCATATTGGCAGGTATTAGGAAAGTACCAATGTTCTCAAAATCAAAAATTGAAGAAATTTATGAAGATTTAGGTTGGAATTCAATATTAGAATATGGCAAACCAAATAATGATTTATGTGGCATACGAGTAGAAAGCGAAATGCTAGGTTATGTAACTTTAGGGGGCACAAATCCGTTTGCATACTTAAACGTTAACAAAATACCGGTAAAAATTGAAACACATTACAGAATAATGGATTATTCAGAATTAGATGATTATGATTTAATTTTATAA